A region of Sulfitobacter faviae DNA encodes the following proteins:
- a CDS encoding long-chain fatty acid--CoA ligase, with product MLGQMMTQPLLISSLISHAERYHPEGEIISVSTTGGVEETNWGQVAENARRLGAALTDLGLSPQARCGTIAWNNRRHLEIYFGTSGAGFVCHTINPRLFADQLVYILNHAADEVLFIDKTFVPLVAAILDKLEHLKHLVLMSGPDAEAAEALPGLIFYDELVASGDAGFDWPDLDENTASSLCYTSGTTGNPKGVLYSHRSTVLHSFGINMADSIAISARDIVMAVVPMFHVNAWGCPYASAMTGARMVLPGPNLDGASLVGLIDTYRVSLALGVPTIWQGLLAAAKKSGSELPSLERTVVGGSACPPSMIKTFREDYGVETIHAWGMTEMSPVGSVNKPLAKHGELPEDAQHKLRENQGRPVFGVELEIWDDAGKPLPHDGETQGALVTRGHWILDAYYQSDRDSTLRDGWFDTGDIATMDADGYITIRDRAKDIIKSGGEWISSVELENIAIAHPDLADAAVIGATHPKWDERPVLVAVKAEGADPSEADILKVFEDQIAKWQVPDRVVFAEALPRNATGKVLKRDLRDRFGDVLMQGES from the coding sequence ATGCTTGGCCAGATGATGACGCAGCCGCTGCTGATCTCAAGCCTGATTTCCCATGCCGAACGCTATCACCCCGAGGGCGAGATCATCTCGGTCTCGACCACCGGCGGGGTCGAGGAGACGAACTGGGGGCAGGTGGCCGAGAATGCGCGGCGTTTGGGCGCGGCCTTGACCGATCTGGGGCTGTCGCCGCAGGCGCGTTGCGGGACCATCGCATGGAACAATCGGCGGCATCTGGAGATCTACTTCGGCACCTCCGGCGCGGGCTTTGTCTGCCATACGATCAACCCGCGGCTCTTTGCCGATCAGCTTGTTTATATCCTCAACCATGCCGCGGATGAGGTTCTGTTCATCGACAAGACCTTCGTCCCCCTCGTCGCCGCGATCCTCGACAAGCTTGAGCATCTCAAGCACCTCGTCCTGATGTCCGGCCCCGATGCCGAGGCTGCCGAGGCGCTGCCGGGGCTGATCTTCTACGACGAATTGGTGGCTTCGGGCGATGCCGGGTTCGACTGGCCCGATCTGGATGAGAACACGGCGTCGAGCCTGTGCTACACCTCTGGCACCACGGGCAATCCCAAGGGCGTGCTCTATTCCCACCGCTCGACCGTGCTGCATTCCTTTGGCATCAACATGGCCGATAGCATCGCGATCTCCGCACGGGACATCGTGATGGCCGTGGTACCGATGTTCCATGTCAACGCTTGGGGCTGCCCCTATGCCAGCGCCATGACCGGCGCGCGGATGGTGCTGCCGGGGCCGAACCTCGATGGGGCGTCGCTGGTGGGGCTGATCGACACCTACCGCGTTTCCTTGGCGCTTGGCGTGCCGACGATCTGGCAGGGGCTCTTGGCGGCGGCAAAGAAATCCGGCAGCGAACTGCCCAGCCTAGAGCGTACGGTGGTCGGCGGTTCGGCCTGTCCGCCGTCGATGATCAAGACCTTCCGCGAAGACTATGGGGTGGAGACCATCCACGCTTGGGGCATGACCGAGATGTCGCCGGTGGGCAGCGTCAACAAGCCCTTGGCGAAACACGGTGAATTGCCCGAAGACGCCCAGCACAAGCTGCGCGAGAACCAAGGCCGCCCGGTCTTTGGCGTCGAACTTGAGATCTGGGACGACGCAGGCAAGCCGCTGCCCCACGACGGCGAAACCCAAGGCGCGCTGGTCACCCGCGGGCATTGGATTTTGGATGCCTACTACCAATCCGATCGCGACAGCACCCTGCGCGATGGCTGGTTCGACACCGGCGATATCGCGACGATGGACGCCGACGGCTATATCACCATCCGTGACCGCGCCAAGGACATCATCAAGTCCGGCGGCGAATGGATCAGTTCGGTCGAGTTGGAGAATATCGCCATCGCCCATCCCGATCTGGCCGACGCCGCCGTCATCGGGGCCACCCATCCCAAATGGGACGAGCGCCCGGTTCTGGTCGCGGTGAAGGCCGAAGGGGCCGATCCGTCAGAGGCGGATATCCTTAAGGTTTTCGAGGATCAGATCGCCAAATGGCAGGTGCCCGACAGGGTGGTCTTCGCCGAGGCACTGCCGCGCAACGCGACGGGCAAAGTGCTGAAACGCGACCTGCGGGACCGTTTTGGCGATGTGCTGATGCAGGGCGAGAGCTAA
- a CDS encoding ATP-binding protein — MANAFRDYATSKAYIIVNFIVLCCVAGISYSIVKLDYEQHIASIRQDARQTLHEVSNQVQHQFQETILVTKNIENILLSSEAFKDKKIELLVKELRDRNPGIQAFALAPDLKITHSYPKTQNGETIGLEYKNIPTQLSGVANAYRRQSPTIEGPLNLVQGGKGYIMHYPVFERPIGLGAPRFWGVMSIVFQPDRLFEPHQNPHQAADYIYSLRAFPTGVMPPEIEPAAVDPTAPVRTRFELLGKTWEATASPANGLPPYAPQSPYLVAFALIATIALMAGLWAFRRVTLKKQEAHALLAEGIGSIQEGFIAFDEKERLVTVNSKFLEYHPEISDLLIPGKTIEELLRHWVARHQHPEQVEEREAWIAKRLARFRNPTGAFILEVSDNFWLKVTESRTPHGYTVGIWTDVTAEKRALDAAKAADREKTEFLNNVSHELRTPLTVISGRATFLQHAEKLPQARRLQTALNNSANATPDIRHSVDEFQNFVSDQAGGIAGSSKHMLRLVEDLLDWTKVARGKMELDLQEVETSEIARSVADDLRPDAEAKGLTLTYEDNGTALANADPVRLRQILYNLISNAIKFTRSGNIHLQMQQDAEEITFSVSDTGCGISEDNLERVFLRFQQVDGSMSRENGGLGLGLAIAEQLASLHGGSLSLESKVDVGSTFRLTLPRPVADSEMRRSA; from the coding sequence GTGGCAAACGCGTTTCGGGACTACGCGACATCCAAGGCGTATATCATCGTCAATTTCATCGTGCTGTGCTGTGTCGCCGGCATCAGCTATTCGATCGTCAAACTGGATTACGAGCAGCATATCGCCAGCATCCGTCAAGATGCCCGGCAAACACTGCATGAAGTCAGCAATCAGGTGCAGCATCAGTTCCAAGAGACCATTCTGGTCACCAAGAACATCGAGAATATCCTGCTTTCCAGCGAGGCCTTCAAAGACAAGAAGATCGAACTGCTGGTCAAAGAGTTGCGCGACCGGAACCCCGGCATTCAGGCCTTCGCCCTCGCCCCGGACCTCAAGATCACCCATAGCTACCCCAAAACCCAGAATGGCGAGACGATTGGTCTGGAATACAAGAACATCCCAACGCAGCTTTCCGGCGTCGCCAATGCCTACCGCCGCCAGAGCCCGACCATCGAAGGGCCGCTGAACCTTGTTCAAGGCGGCAAGGGCTATATCATGCACTACCCGGTGTTCGAGCGCCCCATCGGCCTCGGTGCGCCGCGTTTTTGGGGGGTGATGTCCATCGTCTTCCAGCCCGACCGGCTGTTCGAGCCGCATCAAAACCCGCATCAGGCCGCCGACTACATCTATAGCCTCCGCGCCTTTCCCACGGGCGTCATGCCGCCTGAGATTGAGCCCGCGGCGGTCGACCCCACAGCGCCTGTGCGCACCCGGTTCGAGCTTTTGGGCAAGACATGGGAGGCGACGGCAAGCCCGGCCAACGGCCTGCCCCCCTATGCCCCGCAAAGCCCCTACCTCGTGGCCTTCGCCCTGATCGCGACCATCGCGCTGATGGCAGGCCTCTGGGCCTTCCGCCGGGTCACGCTGAAAAAGCAGGAAGCCCATGCGCTTTTGGCCGAAGGGATCGGCTCGATCCAAGAGGGGTTCATCGCCTTTGACGAGAAAGAACGCCTTGTCACCGTCAACAGCAAGTTTCTGGAGTATCACCCTGAAATCTCTGACCTTTTGATCCCCGGCAAAACCATCGAAGAGCTGTTGCGCCATTGGGTCGCCCGCCATCAGCACCCAGAGCAGGTCGAAGAGCGTGAGGCATGGATCGCCAAACGTCTCGCCCGGTTCCGCAACCCGACCGGCGCCTTCATTCTTGAGGTTTCGGACAACTTCTGGCTCAAAGTCACGGAATCGCGCACGCCGCATGGCTATACCGTGGGCATCTGGACCGATGTGACGGCCGAGAAACGCGCGCTCGACGCGGCCAAGGCGGCGGACCGCGAAAAGACCGAATTCCTCAACAACGTCAGCCATGAACTGCGCACGCCGCTCACCGTGATCTCGGGCCGGGCGACCTTCCTGCAACATGCCGAAAAGCTCCCCCAAGCCCGGCGCTTGCAGACCGCGTTGAACAACAGCGCCAATGCCACGCCCGACATTCGCCACAGCGTCGATGAGTTCCAAAACTTCGTCTCTGACCAAGCGGGCGGCATCGCCGGGTCGTCCAAACATATGCTGCGCCTTGTCGAAGACCTGTTGGATTGGACCAAGGTCGCGCGCGGCAAGATGGAGCTTGATCTGCAAGAGGTTGAGACCAGCGAGATCGCCCGTTCCGTCGCCGATGACCTGCGCCCGGATGCCGAGGCCAAGGGGCTGACGCTGACCTATGAGGACAATGGCACGGCCCTCGCCAATGCCGATCCGGTGCGCCTCCGGCAGATCCTCTACAACCTGATTTCAAACGCGATCAAATTCACCCGCAGCGGCAATATTCATCTTCAGATGCAGCAGGATGCCGAAGAGATCACCTTCTCGGTCTCCGACACGGGCTGCGGTATTTCCGAGGACAATCTCGAACGGGTTTTCCTGCGGTTTCAGCAGGTTGACGGCTCAATGTCGCGTGAGAACGGCGGCTTGGGATTGGGCCTTGCCATTGCCGAGCAACTGGCCAGCCTGCATGGCGGTAGCCTGTCGCTGGAAAGCAAAGTCGACGTGGGCAGCACCTTCCGGCTGACCCTACCCCGCCCCGTGGCCGATAGCGAGATGCGCCGCTCGGCCTGA
- a CDS encoding methyltransferase domain-containing protein, translating to MLGVDVSAPLLDLAWQRAAALPHVAFHHGDATTLALSPSYDRLISRFGVMFFADPVLSFTRMAAQLSPGAKISFAAWGQIPENPFFTLPARAARATIGAMPKSDPDGPGPFAFRDPERVVSILAEAGFVDIACKVTRLDLTPAGTVDDLAQQMCDIGPASGAINHFEAGPAQVKELRQTIAEALRPYAEDGPLRLPAEINFVTATKP from the coding sequence GTGCTGGGCGTCGATGTCTCTGCCCCGCTGCTCGACCTCGCGTGGCAACGGGCCGCCGCCCTGCCCCATGTCGCCTTTCACCACGGCGATGCAACGACGCTAGCGCTTTCCCCTTCCTATGATCGGCTGATCTCACGCTTTGGCGTGATGTTCTTTGCCGATCCGGTGCTGAGCTTCACGCGCATGGCCGCGCAGCTCAGCCCCGGCGCGAAAATCAGCTTTGCCGCTTGGGGCCAAATCCCCGAGAACCCTTTCTTCACCCTGCCCGCCCGCGCGGCCCGGGCCACCATCGGCGCCATGCCGAAAAGCGATCCTGACGGCCCCGGCCCCTTCGCCTTTCGCGACCCCGAACGCGTGGTGTCGATCCTCGCCGAGGCGGGATTTGTCGATATCGCCTGCAAGGTGACACGGCTTGACCTCACCCCCGCGGGCACGGTCGATGACCTTGCCCAGCAGATGTGCGACATCGGCCCGGCCAGCGGCGCGATCAATCATTTCGAGGCGGGCCCGGCACAAGTTAAGGAACTTCGGCAAACCATCGCCGAAGCTCTGCGTCCCTATGCGGAAGACGGCCCCCTGCGCCTGCCCGCCGAGATCAATTTCGTCACCGCGACGAAACCCTGA
- a CDS encoding ASKHA domain-containing protein has product MSSDPLVIFTPSGKRGRFPKGTPVLTAARQLGVDLDSVCGGRGICSKCQVSPGYGQFSKHGVTVAPDALSTWNAVEERYDEKRGLKEGRRLGCQATVQGDVVIDVPPESQVHKQVVRKRAEAREIVLNPSVKLFYVEVTEPDMHEPSGDLERLRAALAEQWELEKVTADLHILQMMQPVLRKGDWKVTVAVHLGDQENAARIMNIWPGYYEGTVYGLAVDLGSTTIAAHLCDLQTGEVMASSGVMNPQIRFGEDLMSRVSYSMMNPDGAQEMTRAVREGMTTLFTQIAAEGNVAPDLIVDAVFVCNPVMHHLLLGIDPFELGQAPFALATSGALRLRAEDLDLNIHPSARVYLLPCIAGHVGADAAAVALSEAPEKSDELMLVVDVGTNAEILLGNREKVLACSSPTGPAFEGAQISSGQRAAPGAIERVEIDPETKVARFKVIGCDLWSDEDGFEEAVASTGVTGICGSGIIEMVAEMRIHGIVDAPGLIGSAARTGSASVFADGRTNSYLVYDGTEKGGPKITVTNRDIREIQMAKAALYSGARLLMDKFGVDKVDRVVLAGAFGAHISPKHAMVLGMIPDAPLDKVTSAGNAAGTGARIALLNTEARAEIEATVGAIHKIETAVEPRFQEHFVNASAIPNAVEPFPILNSLVALPEVTFNTGGSGESERGGRRRRRRAT; this is encoded by the coding sequence ATGAGCAGTGACCCCCTCGTGATTTTCACGCCCTCCGGCAAGAGAGGGCGCTTTCCCAAAGGCACCCCGGTGCTGACTGCCGCGCGGCAGTTGGGTGTCGATCTTGACTCGGTCTGCGGCGGGCGCGGCATCTGTTCGAAATGTCAGGTCTCGCCGGGGTATGGGCAGTTCTCGAAACATGGGGTGACCGTCGCGCCTGACGCGCTGAGCACATGGAACGCGGTCGAGGAACGCTATGACGAGAAGCGCGGCCTGAAGGAGGGCCGCCGTCTGGGCTGTCAGGCCACGGTGCAGGGCGATGTGGTAATCGACGTGCCGCCAGAGAGCCAAGTGCACAAACAGGTCGTGCGCAAACGCGCCGAGGCGCGGGAGATTGTGCTGAACCCGTCGGTCAAACTCTTCTACGTCGAAGTGACGGAGCCCGACATGCACGAACCCTCGGGCGATCTGGAGCGTCTCAGGGCCGCGCTGGCCGAGCAGTGGGAGCTGGAGAAAGTCACCGCCGATCTGCACATCCTGCAAATGATGCAGCCGGTCCTGCGCAAGGGCGATTGGAAAGTCACCGTCGCCGTTCATCTGGGCGATCAGGAAAACGCCGCGCGGATCATGAACATCTGGCCGGGGTATTACGAGGGCACGGTCTATGGTCTGGCGGTCGACCTCGGCTCTACCACCATCGCGGCGCATCTGTGCGATCTGCAAACCGGTGAGGTCATGGCCTCTTCCGGCGTGATGAACCCGCAGATCCGTTTCGGCGAAGACCTGATGAGCCGCGTCAGCTATTCCATGATGAACCCCGACGGCGCGCAGGAGATGACCCGCGCGGTGCGCGAAGGGATGACCACGCTTTTCACCCAGATCGCCGCCGAAGGGAATGTCGCGCCCGATCTGATCGTCGACGCGGTCTTTGTCTGCAACCCGGTGATGCACCACCTGCTGCTAGGCATCGACCCCTTCGAGTTGGGCCAAGCGCCCTTCGCGCTTGCAACCTCCGGCGCGCTGCGTCTGCGGGCCGAGGATTTGGACCTGAACATCCACCCCTCCGCCCGCGTCTACCTGCTGCCTTGCATCGCGGGCCATGTCGGCGCGGATGCCGCCGCCGTCGCCCTGTCGGAGGCGCCTGAGAAATCCGACGAACTGATGCTGGTGGTCGATGTAGGCACTAATGCGGAGATCTTGCTGGGCAACAGGGAAAAGGTGCTGGCCTGTTCCTCTCCCACCGGGCCCGCGTTTGAGGGGGCGCAGATCAGCTCGGGCCAACGGGCGGCACCGGGGGCGATCGAACGGGTCGAGATCGACCCGGAGACCAAGGTGGCCCGGTTTAAGGTGATCGGCTGTGATCTCTGGTCCGACGAGGACGGCTTTGAAGAGGCGGTGGCGAGCACTGGCGTCACGGGCATCTGCGGCTCCGGCATTATCGAAATGGTCGCCGAGATGCGCATTCACGGCATCGTCGACGCGCCGGGGCTGATCGGCAGTGCTGCGCGGACGGGCTCGGCCTCGGTCTTTGCCGATGGGCGCACCAACAGCTATCTGGTCTATGACGGCACCGAAAAGGGCGGGCCCAAGATCACGGTGACCAACCGCGACATCCGCGAGATCCAGATGGCCAAGGCCGCGCTCTATTCCGGCGCGCGGCTGCTGATGGACAAATTCGGCGTCGACAAGGTCGACCGCGTGGTGCTGGCGGGGGCCTTTGGCGCGCATATCAGCCCCAAACACGCGATGGTGCTGGGCATGATCCCCGACGCGCCGCTCGACAAAGTCACCAGCGCGGGCAATGCCGCAGGCACCGGCGCCCGGATCGCCCTGCTCAATACCGAGGCCCGGGCCGAGATCGAGGCGACCGTGGGCGCGATCCACAAGATCGAAACCGCCGTCGAGCCGCGCTTTCAAGAGCATTTCGTCAATGCCTCGGCCATTCCCAACGCGGTGGAGCCTTTCCCCATCCTCAACAGCCTCGTCGCCCTGCCAGAGGTGACCTTCAACACCGGCGGCAGCGGCGAAAGCGAACGCGGCGGGCGTCGGCGCAGAAGAAGGGCGACGTGA
- the guaB gene encoding IMP dehydrogenase, with amino-acid sequence MEIREALTFDDVLLVPAASSVLPSTADTRTRVTQSIALNIPLLSSAMDTVTESRMAIALAQAGGMGVVHRNLTIEEQAREVRRVKRFESGIVYNPITLRPDQTLADAKDLQERYRVTGFPVVDENGRVLGIVTNRDMRFASDDRTPVSVMMTSERLAILQEPADRDEAISLMKSRRIEKLLVTDAEGKLTGLLTLRDTEQAVLNPTACKDDLGRLRVAAATTVGDAGFERSEALVDAGVDMIVIDTAHGHSEGVAHAVTRAKKQFADVQVVAGNVATGAATRALIDAGADAVKVGIGPGSICTTRMVAGVGVPQLTAIMDCVAAAGDVPIIADGGIKFSGDFAKAIAAGASCAMVGSMIAGTDESPGEVVLYQGRSFKSYRGMGSMGAMARGSADRYFQKDAASDKLVPEGIEGQVPYKGSAGNVLHQLVGGLRAAMGYTGCATVDEMRRNCNFVKITGAGLKESHVHDVQITRESPNYRIG; translated from the coding sequence ATGGAGATTCGTGAGGCCCTGACCTTTGATGACGTCCTGCTGGTTCCCGCAGCGTCTTCTGTGTTGCCGTCCACCGCAGATACGCGAACCCGCGTCACGCAGAGCATCGCGCTCAATATCCCGCTGCTCAGCTCGGCCATGGATACGGTGACCGAAAGCCGCATGGCCATCGCACTGGCGCAGGCCGGGGGCATGGGGGTGGTCCACCGCAACCTCACGATCGAAGAACAGGCCCGCGAAGTGCGTCGGGTGAAACGCTTTGAATCCGGCATCGTTTACAATCCGATCACCCTGCGTCCCGACCAGACGCTGGCGGATGCCAAGGACCTGCAAGAACGCTACCGCGTGACCGGCTTCCCGGTTGTAGACGAAAATGGCCGCGTGCTGGGCATCGTCACCAACCGCGACATGCGTTTCGCCTCTGACGACCGCACGCCGGTCTCGGTGATGATGACCTCTGAACGGCTGGCGATCCTGCAAGAGCCTGCCGACCGGGACGAGGCGATCAGCCTGATGAAATCGCGGCGGATCGAGAAACTGCTAGTCACGGATGCCGAAGGCAAGCTCACCGGGCTGCTGACCCTGCGCGACACCGAACAGGCCGTGCTGAACCCCACCGCCTGCAAAGATGATCTGGGCCGCTTGCGTGTCGCCGCGGCGACGACAGTGGGCGATGCGGGCTTCGAGCGCTCCGAAGCGCTGGTCGATGCGGGCGTCGATATGATCGTGATCGACACCGCCCATGGCCATTCCGAAGGCGTGGCCCATGCGGTGACCCGGGCCAAGAAACAGTTCGCCGATGTGCAGGTCGTCGCGGGCAATGTGGCCACCGGCGCCGCCACCCGCGCGTTGATCGACGCAGGCGCCGATGCGGTCAAGGTCGGCATCGGCCCGGGCTCGATCTGCACCACGCGGATGGTGGCGGGCGTGGGCGTGCCGCAACTGACCGCGATCATGGACTGCGTGGCCGCTGCGGGCGACGTGCCGATCATCGCCGATGGCGGCATCAAGTTCTCCGGCGATTTCGCCAAGGCGATCGCGGCCGGTGCCTCCTGCGCCATGGTCGGCAGCATGATCGCCGGCACCGACGAAAGCCCCGGCGAAGTCGTTCTTTATCAAGGCCGTAGCTTCAAAAGCTACCGCGGCATGGGCAGCATGGGCGCCATGGCCCGCGGCTCGGCAGACCGGTATTTCCAGAAAGACGCCGCCTCTGACAAACTGGTGCCCGAGGGGATCGAAGGTCAGGTGCCTTACAAGGGCAGCGCGGGCAATGTGTTGCACCAATTGGTCGGCGGTCTGCGCGCGGCCATGGGCTATACCGGTTGCGCCACGGTCGATGAGATGCGCCGCAATTGCAACTTCGTGAAGATCACCGGCGCGGGGCTGAAGGAAAGCCATGTGCATGACGTGCAGATCACGCGCGAAAGCCCGAATTACCGTATCGGTTAA
- a CDS encoding gamma-glutamyl kinase, with the protein MIVFFKERLAFLSVPKTGTTAYEKALAPRADMVISDPPMLKHAPVYRYNRFIRPMFLKVCDAELELMAVMREPISWLGSWYRYRQRPFMKDKPNNTFGITFDEFVLAYMKGDKPGFADVGSQLKFMETQPNGTGITHHFRYEDQTRLRRFLEERLDVMLTLGQENVSPKMELTLSPNVEKRFRRKFAAEFELYESIT; encoded by the coding sequence TTGATTGTTTTTTTCAAAGAACGGCTGGCTTTTCTGTCGGTCCCGAAAACAGGAACCACCGCCTATGAGAAAGCACTGGCGCCGCGGGCGGATATGGTGATTTCCGATCCGCCCATGCTGAAACATGCGCCGGTCTATCGCTATAACCGCTTTATTCGACCAATGTTTTTAAAGGTTTGCGATGCCGAGCTTGAGCTGATGGCAGTGATGCGCGAACCGATCTCTTGGCTGGGCAGTTGGTATCGCTATCGGCAGCGCCCCTTCATGAAGGATAAGCCGAACAACACTTTCGGGATCACTTTCGACGAATTCGTTCTCGCCTATATGAAGGGCGACAAGCCGGGGTTCGCCGATGTGGGGAGCCAGTTGAAGTTCATGGAGACCCAACCGAACGGCACCGGGATCACTCACCATTTCCGCTATGAAGATCAGACGCGGCTTCGTCGCTTTTTGGAAGAGCGGCTCGACGTGATGCTGACCCTTGGGCAAGAGAATGTCTCTCCCAAAATGGAGCTGACGCTATCCCCAAACGTGGAAAAGCGCTTTCGCCGTAAGTTCGCGGCGGAGTTTGAACTCTACGAGTCGATTACATAA
- the recA gene encoding recombinase RecA, with protein sequence MATADLLTMDSKKTAEKQKALDSALAQIERQFGKGSIMKLGAEGAIQDIKASSTGSLGLDIALGIGGLPMGRIIEIYGPESSGKTTLTLHCVAEQQKAGGVCAFVDAEHALDPQYAKKLGVDIDELLISQPDTGEQALEITDTLVRSGAVNMVIVDSVAALTPKSELEGEMGDSNVGVQARLMSQAMRKLTGSISRSNCMVIFINQIRMKIGVMFGSPETTTGGNALKFYSSVRLDIRRIGALKDRDEVVGNATKVKIVKNKVAPPFKQVEFDIMYGEGISKMGELLDLGVKAGVVDKSGSWFSYGDERIGQGRENAKNFLKQNTAMASEIEDKIRAAHGLDFEGSGGDDADILEA encoded by the coding sequence ATGGCAACGGCAGATCTTTTGACGATGGACAGCAAGAAAACCGCAGAAAAGCAAAAGGCGCTCGACAGCGCGCTGGCCCAGATCGAACGTCAGTTCGGCAAAGGGTCGATCATGAAACTGGGGGCCGAAGGGGCGATCCAGGATATCAAAGCTAGCTCCACAGGCTCGCTCGGCCTTGATATTGCGCTTGGTATCGGTGGCTTGCCGATGGGGCGTATCATTGAGATTTATGGCCCGGAATCTTCGGGTAAGACAACGCTGACGCTGCATTGCGTGGCAGAGCAGCAGAAGGCCGGGGGCGTATGCGCCTTTGTCGACGCGGAACATGCCCTTGATCCGCAATATGCGAAAAAGCTTGGCGTGGACATTGACGAGCTGTTGATTTCCCAGCCCGACACGGGTGAACAGGCGCTGGAAATCACCGATACACTGGTACGTTCTGGCGCGGTCAATATGGTGATCGTCGATTCCGTCGCGGCCCTGACGCCGAAATCCGAGCTTGAAGGTGAGATGGGCGACAGCAATGTCGGTGTGCAGGCCCGTTTGATGAGCCAGGCGATGCGTAAGCTGACCGGTTCGATCAGCCGGTCCAATTGTATGGTGATCTTCATCAACCAAATCCGGATGAAGATCGGCGTAATGTTCGGCTCTCCTGAGACCACTACGGGCGGCAACGCGCTGAAGTTTTATTCCTCCGTCCGTCTCGACATCCGTCGGATCGGCGCCCTGAAGGACCGGGACGAGGTTGTTGGCAACGCAACGAAGGTCAAGATCGTCAAGAACAAGGTGGCGCCGCCTTTCAAACAGGTCGAATTCGACATCATGTATGGTGAAGGCATCTCCAAAATGGGGGAGTTGCTGGACCTAGGGGTGAAAGCCGGTGTGGTGGATAAATCCGGCTCATGGTTCAGCTACGGGGATGAGCGGATTGGGCAGGGGCGTGAGAACGCCAAGAACTTCCTGAAACAGAACACTGCCATGGCATCGGAGATCGAAGATAAGATCCGCGCCGCTCATGGGTTGGACTTCGAAGGCTCCGGCGGTGACGACGCGGATATTCTTGAAGCTTGA